One stretch of Rhipicephalus sanguineus isolate Rsan-2018 chromosome 10, BIME_Rsan_1.4, whole genome shotgun sequence DNA includes these proteins:
- the LOC119372341 gene encoding myb/SANT-like DNA-binding domain-containing protein 3 — MEKKKINFSEEERAVLLDLLSRHRSVVENKRTDAASASRKRDSWKKIEDEFNSRHNVTPRKWTQLKKCWENMKDKWRRRNAEDVRERFATGGGTPPSSEMTDELQRVGDIASHMAVRLPNPCDSDRSRHDDMPGGSQSSNQLCTPSVAALLSQTQDTVLEESAGFGVATLYWLM, encoded by the exons atggagaagaaaaaaatcaactTCTCCGAGGAAGAACGCGCTGTGTTGTTGGACCTGCTCTCACGCCACCGCAGCGTCGTCGAAAACAAGAGGACCGACGCGGCGTCCGCGAGTCGGAAGCGCGACTCCTGGAAAAAGATTGAAGATGAGTTTAACAGCCGCCACAACGTCACGCCGCGCAAATGGACCCAGCTCAAGAAATGTTGGGAAAACATGAAAGACAAGTGGCGAAGGAGGAACGCTGAAGACGTGCGGGAACGGTTTGCGACAG GTGGCGGAACACCACCGTCAAGCGAAATGACCGACGAGCTGCAGCGCGTAGGAGACATCGCTTCACACATGGCTGTTCGTCTGCCCAACCCCTGCGACAGCGACCGCAGCCGGCATGATGATATGCCCGGGGGATCGCAGTCCTCGAACCAGCTGTGCACACCTTCTGTCGCTGCACTGCTGTCGCAGACCCAAGACACGGTTCTGGAAGAGTCCGCTG GCTTCGGTGTTGCCACCCTCTACTGGCTCATGTAA
- the LOC119372342 gene encoding putative nuclease HARBI1 has protein sequence MADYSNSLADFVDFAGRVEEIIQDEAYRFAPPLRPVLRNRQNPIEAYNDAEFLSRYRFSKRAVIRLLEMLPLHPKDNERGHPVPPLLQLLITLRFYGAGTFQVVTGDLVNVSQASVSRINARISRMIADALFPQLVRLPNASEAAVVMEEFYAMARFPGVSGCIDCTHVPMKNPGGEDAEVFRNRKGYFSINVQAITGPQLQFFDLVASWPGSAHDSRIFDNSSARVQYERGTVPGILLGDKGYPCRSYLMTPFRDTGTKDSPKHRYNKSLSRTRCSVERAFGVWKRRFPCLDMTLQIKTSSVPIIITACAALHNFGHLLREPVPPPPQSQVIHDSSSPATISSAPPPPAAMPLVPDTADGFRMRGRIVAQRAPSSIETAVCLWLPLVEVRFVPPGTAALAVAAEAAPEVVVGAPAAASDKLAPPP, from the exons ATGGCTGACTATTCTAACAGTCTCGCCGACTTCGTGGATTTTGCTGGCCGGGTGGAGGAAATTATACAGGATGAAGCGTATCGCTTCGCGCCGCCGTTGCGGCCAGTTCTCAGGAATCGGCAGAATCCTATAGAGGCATACAACGACGCGGAATTCCTGTCACGGTACCGCTTTTCCAAGCGAGCAGTGATACGCCTGCTGGAAATGCTGCCGCTGCACCCAAAGGACAACGAACGTGGTCACCCCGTGCCGCCACTGCTCCAGCTGCTCATCACGCTGCGATTCTACGGCGCCGGAACCTTTCAAGTTGTTACCGGAGACCTTGTTAATGTGTCTCAGGCGAGCGTGTCACGCATCAACGCACGCATATCAAGAATGATAGCCGACGCATTGTTCCCGCAGCTTGTGAGGTTGCCCAACGCCAGTGAAGCAGCCGTGGTAATGGAGGAATTTTATGCCATGGCGCGTTTCCCTGGTGTGAGCGGCTGCATAGACTGCACTCATGTGCCCATGAAAAATCCCGGTGGAGAAGACGCGGAGGTCTTTCGGAATCGTAAGGGCTACTTCTCAATCAATGTCCAG GCAATCACAGGGCCTCAGCTTCAATTTTTTGATTTGGTGGCCAGCTGGCCGGGTTCAGCTCACGACAGCCGGATATTTGACAATAGTTCGGCGAGAGTACAGTATGAGAGAGGTACTGTGCCTGGCATCCTACTTGGCGACAAGGGGTATCCCTGCAGATCCTACCTGATGACCCCATTTAGGGacacagggacgaaagacagcccTAAGCACAG GTACAACAAGTCTCTCTCACGGACTCGCTGCAGTGTCGAGAGGGCGTTTGGAGTGTGGAAGCGAAGGTTTCCATGCCTCGACATGACACTTCAGATAAAAACATCATCAGTTCCCATCATCATAACAGCTTGTGCCGCACTGCACAACTTCGGCCACCTCCTGAGAGAACCCGTCCcacctccaccacaaagccaGGTCATTCATGACAGTAGTTCACCGGCTACCATCTCATCTGCTCCGCCACCACCAGCAGCCATGCCACTTGTGCCAGACACAGCAGACGGATTCAGGATGAGGGGGCGCATAGTCGCGCA GCGGGCACCCAGTTCCATTGAGACAGCCGTTTGCCTCTGGCTGCCGCTGGTTGAAGTGCGTTTCGTGCCACCTGGCACAGCGGCGCTGGCAGTTGCAGCTGAAGCGGCTCCGGAAGTTGTTGTGGGTGCTCCAGCTGCAGCCTCTGATAAGCTTGCACCACCGCCATAG